The proteins below are encoded in one region of Ereboglobus luteus:
- a CDS encoding transposase, whose protein sequence is MEAPTRPISAHPAGESPNSPANGAYPPGNWPVDTPGGRFYAEWDDHAPVTREGQLIFFFQFLQTGGRWEEFLRDCPLHYTGNRGSGAPRVMGTVLLSVLCGHWRYAHINAVRGDGVNPGLLGVEGTVSEDAVRLAMRRIDEKAGLEWLSAQILGSIAPALMLPWVLDIDVTVKPLYGHQEGAAIGYNPQNPGRPSHVYHSYFVSGLRISLGVEVRPGNEHAAARGLPGLWRMLEKLPRHQWPLFVRGDCGYGNETVMLEHEERGLPYLFKLRHTAKVKELVKHMMRQGALWQDCGDGWSAMETTLRLGGWTRARRVVLVRETPARAPLKQPGKPRRGKDRQGNLPHATGDGWDAQPTPWCGKISVLCTSLDGRDFPAQAMPRHYRERADAENNFDELKNQWGWNGYASRHLGGSRLMANLVALFYNWWTLYLRFYDEERHREAIRARPMLMAAVGRQTQSGGQRTVKVSLVHEKGALIAQAVSRISNELTRISAITERWSAHQRWTLLLTRLLRRLLGGKWLPDLPPDAQLLLSG, encoded by the coding sequence ATGGAAGCCCCGACACGCCCAATTTCCGCTCACCCTGCGGGTGAGTCGCCAAACAGTCCTGCAAACGGGGCCTACCCGCCGGGCAACTGGCCGGTGGACACGCCCGGCGGACGTTTTTACGCGGAATGGGACGACCATGCGCCAGTTACCCGGGAGGGACAATTGATTTTCTTCTTCCAGTTTTTGCAAACCGGCGGGCGCTGGGAGGAGTTTTTGCGAGATTGCCCGCTGCATTACACGGGCAACCGGGGCAGCGGAGCGCCCAGGGTGATGGGCACGGTGCTGCTCAGTGTGTTGTGCGGCCACTGGCGTTACGCGCACATCAACGCGGTGCGCGGCGACGGGGTGAACCCCGGGCTTTTGGGCGTGGAGGGCACGGTGAGCGAGGACGCGGTGCGCCTGGCGATGCGCCGCATTGACGAAAAAGCCGGCCTCGAGTGGCTCTCGGCGCAAATCCTCGGAAGCATCGCGCCGGCGTTGATGCTGCCATGGGTTCTGGACATCGACGTGACGGTCAAGCCGCTCTACGGGCATCAGGAGGGGGCGGCGATAGGCTACAATCCGCAAAACCCCGGACGGCCCAGCCACGTTTACCACAGCTATTTTGTGTCGGGGCTGCGCATCAGCCTGGGAGTGGAAGTGCGACCCGGCAACGAGCACGCCGCGGCCAGGGGCCTGCCCGGACTCTGGCGGATGCTCGAAAAGCTCCCCCGCCACCAATGGCCCCTGTTCGTGCGCGGGGACTGCGGCTATGGAAACGAAACGGTGATGCTCGAGCACGAGGAGCGCGGCCTGCCGTATCTGTTCAAGCTGCGCCACACCGCCAAGGTCAAGGAACTGGTCAAGCACATGATGCGCCAGGGAGCGCTCTGGCAGGATTGCGGCGATGGCTGGAGCGCGATGGAAACGACCCTGCGACTGGGCGGCTGGACCCGCGCGCGCCGCGTGGTTCTGGTGAGGGAAACCCCCGCGCGCGCGCCGCTCAAGCAACCCGGCAAACCCAGGCGCGGCAAGGACCGCCAGGGCAACCTGCCGCACGCCACAGGCGATGGCTGGGACGCGCAACCCACGCCCTGGTGCGGCAAAATCTCGGTGCTTTGCACCAGCCTTGACGGGCGGGACTTCCCCGCGCAAGCCATGCCCCGGCACTACCGCGAGCGCGCCGACGCGGAGAACAACTTTGACGAGCTCAAAAACCAATGGGGGTGGAACGGCTATGCGAGCAGACACTTGGGCGGGAGCCGCCTGATGGCCAACCTCGTGGCGCTGTTTTACAACTGGTGGACGCTGTATTTGCGCTTCTACGACGAGGAGCGCCACCGCGAGGCAATCCGCGCGCGCCCGATGCTCATGGCCGCGGTGGGACGGCAAACCCAAAGCGGCGGCCAGCGCACCGTCAAAGTAAGCCTCGTGCATGAGAAAGGCGCGTTGATCGCGCAAGCCGTCAGCCGTATCAGCAACGAGTTAACGCGCATCAGCGCCATCACGGAGCGATGGAGCGCGCATCAACGCTGGACGCTGCTGCTGACGCGGTTATTGCGGCGATTGCTTGGCGGCAAGTGGCTGCCAGACCTGCCGCCGGACGCGCAATTGCTGCTCAGCGGGTAG
- a CDS encoding helix-turn-helix transcriptional regulator yields MMRAEVVPKKVGENSTHHLDNTHADVSKVAAMSGAFPCHGMAVQPDNRPCCYCCRNTNACFAPSKPAVKASSGTDNEPPRQDSLLVDVEEACRLLGGIGRTSLWRLEKRGLINQVKIEMKRALYSRKQLEKYVSGQVAVAAKRSWRP; encoded by the coding sequence ATGATGCGCGCGGAAGTTGTCCCCAAAAAAGTGGGGGAGAATTCCACGCATCATCTGGACAACACGCATGCGGACGTGTCAAAGGTTGCCGCCATGTCAGGTGCCTTCCCATGCCATGGTATGGCCGTTCAGCCTGACAACCGTCCGTGTTGTTACTGCTGCCGAAATACGAACGCCTGCTTTGCTCCAAGCAAGCCGGCGGTCAAGGCATCAAGCGGCACGGACAACGAGCCACCTCGGCAAGATAGCCTGCTTGTTGATGTGGAGGAGGCATGCCGCCTGCTGGGCGGCATTGGCCGCACCTCTCTTTGGCGATTGGAAAAACGAGGTCTGATCAACCAAGTCAAAATTGAGATGAAGCGAGCTCTCTATTCGCGCAAACAGCTCGAGAAATATGTGAGCGGTCAGGTCGCTGTGGCGGCAAAACGTAGCTGGCGGCCGTGA
- a CDS encoding MobA/MobL family protein, with amino-acid sequence MKTIIYHFALTVVSRKTGANVCRKAAYNAGCRITDHSTGIAHNPRKKGGVVNTTLIAPKGHSQSLDREEVWNEIERMERRKKSRLAREFQITLPYGLSDADNWAILTEFAQFLADRFKTVIDVALHRHSRKGGDKRNIHGHVLMPTRRHDGEKFTTKIRRLDNYYHSPRIVFALRKKMAELTNRTLEKSGLEERVDHRSFETRGLKKKAQKRLSLRQYAMKQRLEADYCESEREYEDALKKYRQLLDRECMALSEKLTQAKFEMDTIIDLWKRGIAQPPPMSLVAARANGTLQLDAQTRAQFQDFISWHRSLPPEMRDPLSDEIDKVITVTLKMVDFLNRDRILAKLEKDAQQSLAPMEKQDDLQSPGGLS; translated from the coding sequence ATGAAAACCATCATCTACCATTTTGCCCTCACCGTCGTCAGCCGAAAAACCGGCGCCAACGTATGCCGCAAGGCCGCCTACAATGCCGGCTGCCGGATCACCGATCACAGCACCGGGATCGCCCACAACCCGCGCAAAAAGGGCGGCGTTGTTAACACCACGCTCATCGCGCCCAAGGGTCATTCTCAGTCTCTTGACCGTGAGGAGGTCTGGAACGAGATCGAGCGCATGGAGCGTCGCAAAAAATCGCGCCTCGCTCGCGAGTTTCAAATAACCCTGCCATATGGGTTGAGCGACGCAGACAACTGGGCGATTCTGACTGAATTCGCCCAGTTTCTCGCGGACCGCTTCAAAACGGTTATCGACGTGGCGCTGCACCGCCACTCCCGCAAGGGCGGCGACAAACGCAATATACACGGGCATGTCCTGATGCCAACTCGTCGCCACGACGGAGAAAAATTCACCACGAAAATCCGCCGCCTAGACAACTACTATCACTCGCCTCGCATTGTTTTTGCCTTGCGCAAAAAAATGGCCGAGCTCACCAATCGCACTCTGGAAAAGTCCGGCTTGGAGGAGCGGGTTGACCACCGCTCCTTTGAGACTCGAGGCCTCAAGAAAAAAGCTCAAAAGCGGCTCAGTCTTAGGCAATACGCCATGAAGCAGCGTTTGGAAGCGGACTATTGCGAAAGCGAAAGGGAATATGAGGACGCGTTGAAAAAATACCGCCAGTTGCTCGATAGGGAGTGCATGGCATTATCTGAAAAGCTAACTCAAGCAAAATTCGAAATGGACACCATCATCGACCTTTGGAAGCGCGGAATTGCGCAGCCACCGCCAATGTCACTTGTGGCTGCTCGCGCAAATGGAACCCTTCAACTGGATGCGCAAACGCGAGCTCAGTTTCAGGATTTTATTTCGTGGCATCGGTCCCTGCCACCGGAGATGAGAGATCCGCTTTCAGACGAAATTGATAAGGTAATTACGGTGACGCTGAAAATGGTTGATTTCCTAAACCGGGATCGGATTTTAGCGAAACTCGAAAAGGATGCGCAACAATCTCTCGCTCCGATGGAAAAACAGGACGATCTCCAATCGCCAGGAGGTCTGTCATGA
- a CDS encoding helix-turn-helix domain-containing protein has translation MKTSAKKSFESLPKTYNELVGIHMPRPIHDEADYNNTVEMVDMLAGHDLTPDQEDYLAILAGLIETHEKEHVKESLPKNKNVLGYLMQEHGITGDGLARILGIDRSTAYRLVKGERNLTVPLIKTLAKYFNISTEAFM, from the coding sequence ATGAAAACAAGCGCCAAAAAGTCATTCGAAAGCCTCCCCAAAACCTACAATGAATTGGTAGGCATTCACATGCCCCGCCCCATTCACGACGAGGCGGATTACAACAACACCGTTGAAATGGTGGACATGCTCGCAGGCCACGACCTTACGCCCGATCAAGAGGACTATCTTGCAATCCTCGCCGGGCTAATCGAAACCCACGAAAAAGAGCATGTAAAAGAAAGTCTTCCAAAAAATAAAAACGTGCTGGGTTACCTGATGCAGGAACACGGGATAACCGGAGACGGACTCGCTCGCATACTGGGCATCGACCGTTCAACGGCCTATCGTTTAGTCAAAGGCGAACGAAACCTTACCGTCCCCCTCATCAAAACACTCGCAAAGTATTTTAACATTTCAACAGAAGCTTTCATGTAA
- a CDS encoding helix-turn-helix domain-containing protein, with protein sequence MKSGEKRRAERRKHKKELSEKLGRLIAAERKKIGLNQDDFAHEAGIHRSYIGFIERGQRTITVALLADVCRALGKPPSTLLKKLKL encoded by the coding sequence ATGAAGTCCGGTGAAAAACGCCGCGCCGAGAGGCGCAAACACAAGAAGGAGCTCTCCGAGAAGCTCGGACGGCTGATTGCCGCCGAGCGCAAGAAAATCGGCCTCAACCAGGACGATTTCGCGCACGAGGCCGGCATCCACCGCTCCTACATCGGTTTCATCGAGCGCGGGCAGCGCACCATCACTGTCGCCCTGCTCGCCGATGTGTGCCGGGCGCTGGGCAAGCCTCCGTCAACACTGCTCAAAAAGCTGAAGCTTTGA
- a CDS encoding M12 family metallo-peptidase: protein MHTNANYNTLAHELGHNFGGLHDRNTENLPNSAEYNYGSTWPAHQSLR, encoded by the coding sequence GTGCACACAAACGCCAATTACAACACGCTCGCCCACGAGCTTGGCCACAACTTTGGCGGCCTCCACGACCGCAACACGGAAAACCTCCCGAACTCCGCTGAATACAACTACGGGTCCACCTGGCCGGCTCACCAAAGCCTGCGATAG
- a CDS encoding DUF433 domain-containing protein has translation MTLNWDNCPAVSRSSDVMSGAVVFAGTRVPVSALFENIEGGATIDDFLSWFEGVTKEQVNEVLEFATSSLAPA, from the coding sequence ATGACACTTAATTGGGACAATTGCCCTGCCGTCTCACGCTCCTCCGATGTGATGAGCGGAGCGGTCGTTTTCGCTGGCACTCGAGTCCCCGTGTCCGCCCTTTTCGAAAACATCGAGGGAGGAGCCACTATAGACGACTTTCTATCGTGGTTTGAAGGTGTCACAAAAGAACAAGTGAACGAGGTGCTTGAGTTCGCAACCAGCAGCCTCGCACCCGCATAA
- a CDS encoding immunoglobulin domain-containing protein yields the protein MTQRARKDRRPKAGRRIILSRKTFDKIAAQADSVEDFAKKILAAGNENPACEIPHGIPAGSADISADRAINKSIGKILARPKRSRAKNPHTARVRELLAATLRDEIVQSVPVLVQTYLIGAMKIYQAEHNKWARNGTCTVTNDVGSKTSNAATVTVNAAGKPPVINSQLQSITVAQGNTFTLAVTASGTGLSYQWKKNGANIAGATSRTYSKVAATTDNGNYTVTVSNAYGSTPSSAVTVTVTTSGGNTGGNNNSSSGGGGGGGAPSFLYVAGLAIAGLLKRLAKR from the coding sequence ATGACACAACGCGCACGCAAAGACAGGCGTCCCAAGGCCGGCCGCCGGATAATCCTAAGCCGGAAAACATTCGATAAAATCGCAGCCCAAGCGGACTCCGTCGAAGACTTCGCTAAAAAAATTCTCGCCGCCGGAAACGAAAACCCGGCTTGCGAAATTCCCCACGGCATCCCCGCCGGCTCGGCGGACATTTCCGCTGACCGGGCCATAAATAAATCGATCGGCAAAATCCTCGCGCGACCGAAGAGGAGCCGCGCAAAGAATCCGCACACAGCAAGGGTTCGTGAACTGCTCGCCGCCACGCTGCGCGACGAAATCGTCCAGTCAGTTCCAGTCCTCGTCCAAACCTACCTCATTGGGGCGATGAAAATTTACCAGGCCGAGCACAATAAATGGGCCAGAAATGGCACCTGCACCGTCACCAACGACGTTGGCTCGAAGACAAGCAACGCCGCCACCGTCACGGTAAACGCAGCCGGCAAGCCGCCCGTCATCAACAGCCAGCTGCAAAGCATCACGGTTGCCCAAGGCAACACGTTCACGCTCGCGGTCACGGCCTCGGGAACGGGCCTCAGCTATCAGTGGAAAAAGAACGGCGCCAACATCGCCGGCGCCACATCGAGGACATACTCGAAGGTGGCCGCAACCACTGACAACGGCAACTACACCGTCACGGTTAGCAACGCCTACGGCTCAACCCCTAGCAGCGCAGTTACCGTGACCGTCACCACAAGTGGCGGCAACACCGGCGGCAATAATAACAGCTCGTCCGGTGGCGGCGGCGGTGGCGGAGCCCCCTCGTTCCTCTACGTCGCCGGCCTTGCGATCGCCGGACTGCTCAAGCGGCTCGCGAAGCGCTAA
- a CDS encoding RHS repeat domain-containing protein, translating to MNNRGQRTQVSQRGSAFNAFSGYDWLYNSRGEVVAANHASDKAKNRAFSYDPIGNRLWSTEGNPATATLPESPDPLAATIAEYTSNNLNQYVSVPSVDKTPSYDADGNMTDTGSGTAYAWDAENRLIRVTKADGTEVRHVYDGESRRIKREVYKNGSLQTATRYLYDGWNVIAELTQSMRANGWQGAP from the coding sequence ATGAACAACCGCGGTCAGCGCACACAAGTCAGCCAGCGCGGATCAGCATTTAACGCATTCTCCGGCTACGACTGGCTCTATAATAGCAGGGGTGAGGTCGTTGCCGCCAACCATGCCTCGGACAAGGCTAAAAACCGCGCATTCAGCTACGATCCCATCGGTAACCGCCTCTGGTCAACCGAGGGCAACCCAGCAACCGCCACGCTGCCTGAATCTCCCGATCCCCTGGCCGCGACAATCGCCGAATACACTTCGAATAATCTTAATCAGTATGTATCTGTGCCATCTGTGGATAAGACTCCCTCATACGACGCCGACGGCAACATGACCGACACCGGCTCCGGCACCGCCTACGCATGGGATGCCGAGAACCGCCTTATCCGTGTCACCAAGGCCGACGGCACCGAAGTCCGCCATGTCTATGATGGAGAAAGCCGCCGCATCAAGCGCGAGGTCTATAAAAACGGCAGCCTGCAAACCGCCACCCGTTACCTCTACGACGGCTGGAACGTAATTGCTGAGCTGACGCAGAGCATGCGAGCGAATGGCTGGCAAGGTGCGCCCTAG
- a CDS encoding helix-turn-helix domain-containing protein: MSKKLTDGEREARKQYGQRLLLELKRRNLSQAEFCQMMVQKGWIMSPQKLSKIIKGKRSMPYYMAQSIARFWPESAHWNSMPAEHLYTRQFSVLGHELNLPSNAEMKFRECIMTQLKEFVATGSLIGRARDFKHPCPRLIRQCPTKEDGTTNDNTWIGRVTQQIRKSWGLGDVAPIASIEHTLEENGIMIFRFSEEIMSHARLGAVSLEISNYAILAISTRYGDNGKSRAERRFEVCRALMVGLAGKVGAHERCLTQNRNYAVMLAAAFLLPTQSIHRTLKNTHGKLWYHNHVTGQAVLAMESRYGLPRQFVINRLVAAEVIDRKRAHYLEKEIQGKEEIKDGESSCWRAIATFP; this comes from the coding sequence ATGTCTAAGAAGCTGACTGATGGAGAGAGAGAGGCGCGTAAGCAATATGGCCAGAGATTACTTCTTGAGCTAAAGCGCCGCAACTTATCACAGGCGGAATTTTGTCAAATGATGGTGCAGAAAGGATGGATAATGTCGCCGCAAAAACTCTCCAAGATAATAAAGGGAAAGCGTTCTATGCCATATTATATGGCACAGTCCATCGCTCGGTTTTGGCCGGAGAGCGCCCATTGGAATTCCATGCCAGCGGAACATCTCTATACCCGACAGTTTAGTGTTTTGGGGCACGAGCTAAACCTACCATCAAACGCTGAAATGAAATTTAGGGAATGTATCATGACGCAGTTGAAGGAATTTGTGGCGACAGGAAGCTTAATTGGGCGGGCCCGAGATTTCAAACACCCGTGTCCTCGCCTTATTCGGCAGTGTCCCACGAAAGAAGACGGGACGACGAACGATAATACGTGGATAGGCCGGGTGACTCAACAAATTCGGAAATCGTGGGGATTAGGAGATGTTGCGCCCATCGCATCAATTGAACATACTCTCGAGGAAAACGGAATTATGATATTCCGTTTTTCTGAAGAGATCATGAGCCACGCCCGGCTGGGCGCAGTGTCACTGGAGATATCAAATTATGCCATTTTGGCCATCTCGACACGTTACGGTGATAATGGAAAAAGCCGCGCCGAACGTAGATTTGAAGTATGTCGGGCACTGATGGTCGGGCTTGCGGGAAAAGTCGGGGCGCATGAACGATGCCTAACGCAAAACCGAAACTATGCTGTGATGCTTGCGGCCGCGTTTCTGCTTCCAACCCAAAGCATACATCGAACACTAAAGAATACACATGGTAAGTTGTGGTATCATAATCATGTTACGGGGCAGGCGGTTTTAGCCATGGAGTCCAGATACGGGCTTCCGCGGCAGTTTGTCATCAACCGGCTGGTAGCCGCGGAAGTAATAGATCGAAAACGCGCCCACTATCTCGAAAAAGAGATTCAGGGGAAGGAGGAAATTAAAGACGGAGAAAGTTCATGTTGGCGTGCGATTGCAACATTCCCGTAG
- a CDS encoding PAS domain-containing sensor histidine kinase produces MLSKRTTIIVCIAIFAIGLLSGGLECFRMYKNQRGKLEAGVLHYALAFPIDEVSQLTGLPGDVDSKLHEQISERQVELLDSHPAISFMELIRLDRRSGRIVCLAAAGPGEEAARMPRAGDSLDGTPDARPVLELAGGAKTAVRLFHRDWLGKRWVSAYARAGEPQEPVNGEPLMNVLRYDVDASYWIRHISENVLWRMFAVWVVLGLPFAAYTLGRYRSRQSVRLREFGEAIEQTKTAIVISSFDSVINYVNPAFCAQIGYEKNELMDLKWRTLRCVEPDPEEIERRLEILRTGAPVEVEWEFRRKDGRTYPVRTTLTPVRNESGSVDTMILVIVDITGQKKRDAALLLEKEQAEQMDRAKSVFLHAMSEEVGVPLRNLVALSDSLRTMPLNNEQAGYAEIIQKSTGTLVRLTDDILDFSHITAGQVKISPVLAEPRVLIEETLDIVAPQAAQKNIVLLRNVMRDVPRAIIIDGTRLRQVLLNLSGNAIKFTKNGEVEIRLKVISSGNAAGNDPANRNRMSLLFSVRDTGIGIAHENQEKLFLPFWQADSTNVRRYGGAGLGLAISRHLIHMLGGIFAWKANRGRAPFFIFP; encoded by the coding sequence ATGCTTTCAAAAAGGACAACAATCATTGTCTGCATTGCGATTTTTGCCATTGGACTCCTTAGCGGAGGCTTGGAGTGCTTCCGCATGTATAAAAACCAGCGAGGGAAGCTGGAGGCCGGCGTGCTGCATTATGCGCTCGCGTTTCCCATTGACGAGGTTTCGCAACTTACGGGGCTGCCCGGCGATGTTGACTCAAAGCTGCACGAACAAATCAGCGAGCGGCAGGTTGAGCTTCTGGACAGCCATCCGGCGATTTCTTTCATGGAGCTTATCCGGCTCGACAGGCGAAGCGGGCGCATTGTTTGCCTCGCGGCCGCCGGGCCCGGCGAAGAGGCGGCGCGAATGCCGCGCGCGGGCGATTCGCTTGACGGAACGCCGGATGCGCGCCCCGTGCTCGAACTGGCGGGCGGCGCGAAAACCGCCGTGCGTTTGTTTCATCGCGACTGGCTGGGCAAGCGCTGGGTGAGCGCGTATGCGCGCGCCGGCGAGCCGCAGGAGCCTGTCAACGGGGAGCCGTTGATGAATGTGCTGCGTTACGACGTGGACGCAAGCTACTGGATAAGGCATATTTCCGAAAATGTGCTCTGGCGCATGTTCGCCGTGTGGGTGGTGCTCGGCCTGCCCTTCGCCGCTTACACGCTGGGGCGTTATCGCAGCCGGCAGAGTGTCCGGTTGCGCGAATTCGGCGAGGCAATCGAGCAAACAAAAACCGCGATCGTCATTTCCAGTTTCGACAGCGTGATCAATTATGTGAACCCCGCCTTTTGCGCGCAAATCGGGTATGAAAAAAATGAGCTAATGGATTTGAAATGGCGCACCTTGCGCTGCGTGGAGCCCGACCCGGAGGAGATCGAGCGGCGGTTGGAAATATTGAGGACGGGCGCGCCGGTGGAGGTCGAATGGGAGTTTCGCAGAAAGGACGGGCGGACATATCCCGTGCGCACCACATTGACGCCGGTGCGCAACGAGTCCGGCAGCGTGGACACGATGATCCTCGTTATCGTCGACATCACCGGGCAAAAAAAACGGGACGCCGCGCTGCTTCTGGAAAAGGAGCAAGCCGAGCAAATGGACCGCGCCAAAAGCGTTTTTTTGCATGCGATGAGCGAGGAAGTGGGCGTGCCGCTCCGCAACCTGGTCGCGCTTTCGGATTCGCTGCGAACCATGCCGCTCAACAACGAGCAGGCGGGATACGCCGAGATCATCCAAAAAAGCACCGGCACGCTTGTGCGGCTCACGGACGACATTCTCGATTTTTCGCACATCACGGCGGGACAGGTGAAAATATCGCCCGTGCTTGCGGAGCCCCGCGTGTTGATTGAAGAAACGCTCGACATCGTGGCGCCCCAGGCGGCGCAGAAAAACATAGTGCTGCTCCGCAATGTCATGCGCGATGTGCCGCGCGCGATCATCATTGACGGAACGCGATTGCGCCAAGTGCTGCTCAACCTGTCCGGCAACGCGATCAAGTTCACCAAAAACGGCGAAGTGGAAATACGGCTGAAGGTGATTTCCTCGGGCAATGCGGCCGGCAATGACCCCGCGAACAGGAACCGCATGTCGCTGCTGTTTTCGGTGCGCGACACGGGCATCGGCATCGCGCACGAGAATCAGGAAAAACTTTTCCTTCCCTTCTGGCAGGCCGATTCGACAAATGTGCGCCGCTACGGCGGCGCGGGCCTCGGGCTGGCGATTTCCCGCCATCTCATCCACATGCTCGGGGGGATATTTGCGTGGAAAGCGAACCGGGGAAGGGCTCCGTTTTTTATTTTTCCGTAA
- a CDS encoding tyrosine-type recombinase/integrase: protein MRKEKPTEKKAKRWERTNVANLLKLAPGGGYYARVIVNGKQKWRSLKTKIFSVAKLRLADFEREERAKAKRGADAGAKIDGYKCGDLLALFLTEVSVSTETRDASKARIKTSAKALLKTWPDFADTDVRQITSARCREWAQLAQTKGTRFVPPGAKRKPANKSMSPSAFNKTLSVLRGVFALAIKHGLIYVDPSEDLTRMTPARKILALPATVQFNKLVEVIATSGACQARDCADLVMLLAHSGMRLGEAALLTWGSVDFDRETVRVTGTETKELKTLSSERDIPLFPGLKAHLLAMHAKAKSTAADRKVLKVFEAQKALTRACELVGVKRMTHHDLRHLFATRCIESGVDIPTVSRWLGHADGGALAMKTYGHLRQEHSKAQAARVVW, encoded by the coding sequence ATGCGGAAGGAAAAACCGACGGAAAAAAAGGCCAAACGCTGGGAAAGAACAAACGTGGCGAACTTGTTGAAGCTTGCCCCGGGCGGCGGCTATTACGCGCGCGTAATCGTGAACGGAAAACAAAAGTGGCGGTCGCTCAAGACTAAAATTTTCAGCGTCGCAAAGTTGCGACTCGCCGATTTCGAGCGCGAGGAACGCGCCAAAGCAAAACGGGGCGCGGATGCCGGCGCCAAAATTGATGGCTACAAATGCGGAGATTTGCTGGCACTCTTTTTGACCGAGGTCTCCGTTTCAACCGAAACCCGGGATGCGTCCAAGGCGCGCATCAAAACCTCGGCCAAGGCACTGCTGAAAACTTGGCCGGACTTTGCGGACACGGATGTGCGCCAGATCACCTCAGCCCGGTGCCGGGAATGGGCTCAACTCGCCCAGACCAAGGGCACGCGCTTCGTCCCGCCCGGCGCGAAAAGAAAGCCAGCCAACAAAAGCATGTCGCCCTCCGCATTCAATAAAACGCTGTCCGTGCTGCGCGGTGTGTTCGCATTGGCGATCAAGCACGGACTCATTTACGTTGATCCCAGCGAAGACCTCACGCGAATGACCCCGGCAAGAAAAATCCTCGCGCTGCCGGCCACCGTGCAGTTCAACAAGCTCGTCGAGGTGATCGCGACCTCCGGGGCGTGCCAGGCGCGCGACTGCGCGGACTTGGTGATGCTGCTCGCGCACTCCGGCATGCGCCTCGGCGAGGCCGCGCTGTTGACGTGGGGAAGCGTGGATTTCGATCGCGAAACCGTCCGCGTAACGGGGACGGAAACGAAAGAGTTGAAAACATTAAGTAGTGAACGCGACATACCTCTCTTCCCAGGCCTCAAGGCACACCTCCTCGCGATGCATGCCAAGGCAAAATCTACCGCTGCGGATCGCAAGGTGTTGAAGGTCTTTGAGGCTCAAAAAGCACTCACTCGCGCCTGTGAGTTGGTCGGTGTGAAGCGCATGACCCACCATGACCTCCGTCACCTCTTTGCCACGCGCTGCATCGAAAGCGGAGTGGATATCCCAACTGTGAGCCGCTGGCTCGGTCATGCCGACGGCGGTGCCCTCGCGATGAAAACCTACGGTCACTTGCGCCAGGAGCACTCGAAGGCGCAGGCGGCGCGAGTGGTGTGGTGA